In Geotalea uraniireducens, the genomic window CGATGGCCCCCTCAGTGACCAGCCCCCGCAAGGCATCGGCCAGAGCTACATAGGCTCCCGTTATTGACGCTGTTCGTGTCCCGCCATCGGCCTGAATGACATCACAATCAACCAAAACGCTTCGCTCTCCCAAGAGCGTCAAATCTGTGACGGCCCGCAGTGATCGACCAATGAGCCTTTGAATTTCATGGGTCCGGCCGCCGATTTTACCCTTGACCGCCTCACGCGGCGAACGTGAATGGGTAGCCCGGGGAAGCATCGAGTATTCTGCGGTTACCCATCCGCTCCCTTTACCCCGAAGAAAAGGCGGGACACTAGCCTCAACTGACGCGGTACAAATTACTTTCGTATCCCCAAACGATACCAACACCGAACCTTCAGCATGCTTAATATAGTTCCGGACAATTTTGATATCCCTGAGACTTGCAGCATCACGTCCATCCGCACGCATAATTCACCTCTCTTGACCAGGATTGGGCGCTATACGTTAAACGATCAAAGCTAGGCTGTCAACTCTCCAGCCGATTAGCGGCGGCGTCTTCCCCAAGAGAGTAGTGTGAGGCATCCAGTGCTACGGGAATCTCCTTTTCAAGGGAAAGCTCGGCGAGCAGCCGATGCAGAAGGTGCTCGGCAACCTCATCGCGTCCCATTGCCAGACAAACCTTGCCACCAGCCATCATGCCGTGGCCGCCGGCAAGTCCGAGACCGGCGACGATGCGCCTGCTGAGCTCTCCCGCATTGATATCGGAGCGATTGGTGCGGAGAGAGAGAATGATTTCGTTGTTATAGCAACCCGAAGCGAATACGACTTCAATCTTCTCCAGCCGGAGAAACAAATCAGCCATTTCGGCAACAATTTCCGGGAATGAAAGTTCACCCAAATCGGTCACCAACAAGCTTGAATAAAGCCTAGTGTTTTCAATGGCACGGTTCAGCGTAAGAAAATACTCTACCGGTAGTTTCGGATAGGTAATCTCATAGAGAAGTCTCTTGTTGGCGAGCGGAAATAACCGGAGATATGCATCCCGATCAGGCTTGTTTGCCTCTCGGCCCAAATCCTGTGTTTCGGACTTGATGGCATAATAGACTGCGGTAGCCAACTTGGTACTGATCGGGACGTCTTGGACAACTAGGTATTCATACAAAATAGTCGCTGTCACCCCATAATCTTCGCGGATATCAACCCAGTGGCACAACGTGCTGGTCTCACGCAAGGGATGATGGTCGATCACGACATCTACCCTGGTTCCAGAGGGGAGCGAATTATTGCCCGTACCGGGCTGAGTATCAAGCATGCACACGACGGAGAAATCCTGGAGATTCAAGATGGTGAGTGGTTTCAACGGTATTTCGAGTTCCTTGGCCATCACGATATTTTCGCTCCTCCCGATCATCCCAGAAAAAGCGATGATTGCCTCCCGGTTGAGCTTCATCACGAAGAGATGCCGTAATGCCATTGCAGAAGCAAGACAATCGGGATCGGGGTTATCATGAACAACTATCAGAATCTTCCCACGCCCTCTTGCCCAAGTTAACAATTCATCAACAAATTTCTTGGTAGTCTGTAGCGAACGTTGTTCAACCATCAATCTCACCAGTAGTCCAGTATTAGCCACCCAGTAGAACTGCCGCTCAGCCTCATGATTCGTATCAGACTTGTGCAGACAAAAAAAGAGGGGAAAGTAGACTTTCCCCTCTTTTTACGACCGCAAACTACTATTAATCAGCCAAGAAACACGTTCTGGTTTCTCGCACGATTCGCAAGGATGGTCGGATCGATTACCTCGCCACAACAGGTGCACTTCCACGCATCGAAGGACCTCACGAAATCGTAGAATTTTTCCGCAAACATCCGGCCTTTGCATTTCGGGCATTTCATAAGGTATCCCCCCATATTTGAAATTCAACAGAAGTGCTTGGGGGATTTCACCATATATGCCAATCTTACTTGACAAAAAGCTCATCATACACAACGCCGCCAGCAACACATAATTGTCTAATAATTGCAAGGTGTTATATAACCGAAAAAATATGGTTTAAGTCGTGACATAGTCGCCGGGCCGATCCCGGGAACCAATCCGAGTTGGCGAAACGAGGTAAAATCGCCAATCTGTTGACGGTACTCCAAAATTGATTGAGCAGTTGCCGGACCAATCCCGGGGAGAGCTTCCCAATCTGCCCTCGACATGCTGGACAGATCCAACGGAATGCCAAGGGTAACACGTTCATGCGCCGACATTCTCTCGCATGAAACATGTGTATATCCGGTATGTTGTACATCGAATATTATAACATCCCCTTCACAAACGCGCTGTAGGCCAACGCTATCGTCGAGGAGAATCAATGAATCGGCAGGGACCGACAATTTCATGACGCTACCAATTGTCGCCGGGACCGAAACTTGGTAAATCCCTGAGAATTCTGGTATTCCGGCGACTTTTACAAGTGCCTTGCCGGGCGTTCGATGTAGAAAAGCCACGGCATCCCTTTTTGCCGGGGACGGTCCGTGGCTTTTATCGTACAACTGGAGCAAGAGCGCCAAGGCGGCAAACGAAGTGAGTGCCAGCCGCTTGGCACGGCCATTCATTTCAAAACGGCCTCACCGTCTTCAGACTTGTGAAGCTTGTATTCAACGCTATCGATAAGGGCCTGATACGAGGCATCAATGATATTTTCTGAAACGCCCACCGTCCCCCAGCGACTCTCCTTGTCGCCTGATTCAATGAGAACTCTGATTGACGATGCGGTTCCCTGGCCAGCTGGTAAGACGCGGACTTTATAGTCCAGCAGCTTTACTTCCTTCAATTTCGGATAGAACTTTTCAAGTGCTTTTCGTAATGCGTTATCGAGCGCATTGACCGGGCCATTTCCTTCAGCGGCAGTATGCTCCACCTTGCCCCCGACTTTGATCATAATGGTAGCCTCTGAAAACGGCTTCTGGTCTTCATGGCGCTTTTCATCGATGACCCGAAAACCGATTACCGAGAAAAATTTGCGGTGGGTGCCGAGTGCCCTTTTCATCAGCAGTTCAAACGATGCCTCCGCCCCTTCGAACTGATACCCCCGATTCTCCATCTCCTTGATGTTGTCAAGGATTTCCAGAGTGACGGGATCCTTACTATCCATATTGATATTGAACTCTTCGGCTTTGGCCAAGATGTTCGACCGACCGGACAGGTCGGAAACCAACACCCGGGTCATATTGCCCACCAGCTCGGGACGCAAGTGTTCGTAGGTTTCGGGATGGCGCTGAATGGCACTGACATGCACGCCCCCCTTGTGGGCAAAGGCCGAATTGCCGACATAGGCCTGATGCTTGTTGGGAGAAAGGTTGGCAAGTTCGTAAACGAAGCGGGACAGGGCCCGCAGTTTCTTCAACTGATCGTCGCTGATGCACTCCAGCCCCATTTTCAGCTTCAAGGCAGGAATGATCGAACAGAGGTTGGCATTACCGCAGCGCTCACCGAAACCGTTGATGGTCCCTTGCACCTGAACGATCCCCTGATCCACCGCATGCAAGGAATTGGCAACGGCGCACTCGG contains:
- the cimA gene encoding citramalate synthase, whose translation is MNLVKLYDTTLRDGTQAEDISFLVEDKLRIAHRLDELGIQYIEGGWPGSNPKDVAFFKDIKKEKLSQAKIAAFGSTRRAKITPDKDHNLKTLVQAEPDVVTIFGKTWDFHVHEALRISLEENLELIFDSLEYLKGRVPEVFYDAEHFFDGYKANPEYAIKTLKAAEEAKADCIVLCDTNGGTMPFELVEIIKDVRKQIKTPLGIHTHNDSECAVANSLHAVDQGIVQVQGTINGFGERCGNANLCSIIPALKLKMGLECISDDQLKKLRALSRFVYELANLSPNKHQAYVGNSAFAHKGGVHVSAIQRHPETYEHLRPELVGNMTRVLVSDLSGRSNILAKAEEFNINMDSKDPVTLEILDNIKEMENRGYQFEGAEASFELLMKRALGTHRKFFSVIGFRVIDEKRHEDQKPFSEATIMIKVGGKVEHTAAEGNGPVNALDNALRKALEKFYPKLKEVKLLDYKVRVLPAGQGTASSIRVLIESGDKESRWGTVGVSENIIDASYQALIDSVEYKLHKSEDGEAVLK
- a CDS encoding DHH family phosphoesterase; translation: MVEQRSLQTTKKFVDELLTWARGRGKILIVVHDNPDPDCLASAMALRHLFVMKLNREAIIAFSGMIGRSENIVMAKELEIPLKPLTILNLQDFSVVCMLDTQPGTGNNSLPSGTRVDVVIDHHPLRETSTLCHWVDIREDYGVTATILYEYLVVQDVPISTKLATAVYYAIKSETQDLGREANKPDRDAYLRLFPLANKRLLYEITYPKLPVEYFLTLNRAIENTRLYSSLLVTDLGELSFPEIVAEMADLFLRLEKIEVVFASGCYNNEIILSLRTNRSDINAGELSRRIVAGLGLAGGHGMMAGGKVCLAMGRDEVAEHLLHRLLAELSLEKEIPVALDASHYSLGEDAAANRLES
- the rph gene encoding ribonuclease PH, producing MRADGRDAASLRDIKIVRNYIKHAEGSVLVSFGDTKVICTASVEASVPPFLRGKGSGWVTAEYSMLPRATHSRSPREAVKGKIGGRTHEIQRLIGRSLRAVTDLTLLGERSVLVDCDVIQADGGTRTASITGAYVALADALRGLVTEGAIEAIPLRESVAAVSVGIVNGEVLLDLNYLEDSSAEVDMNFVMTSSERFVEVQGTAELEPFTVSQMDELRNMAMRGIRQLIAIQNEVLAE
- a CDS encoding ComEA family DNA-binding protein gives rise to the protein MNGRAKRLALTSFAALALLLQLYDKSHGPSPAKRDAVAFLHRTPGKALVKVAGIPEFSGIYQVSVPATIGSVMKLSVPADSLILLDDSVGLQRVCEGDVIIFDVQHTGYTHVSCERMSAHERVTLGIPLDLSSMSRADWEALPGIGPATAQSILEYRQQIGDFTSFRQLGLVPGIGPATMSRLKPYFFGYITPCNY